From the genome of Thermoflexus hugenholtzii, one region includes:
- a CDS encoding sigma factor: MSRDRMAQAFADFDRIQQLVERAATRLLRVLDLPSWLDPEDVMQEGFRIVCEAVERWDPERARFTTYLYLHLDLFLRRAILRRLRGHAECPLWEEEEESGDGIHETVEAREELEALQHALQRLKEEMPLAFAVVVRYFGLEGHAPSAIPMIERRLGLTRGEGQGWLQKGLDRLRSLLQERDGEGRGG; this comes from the coding sequence ATGAGCAGGGACCGCATGGCGCAGGCCTTTGCGGACTTCGATCGCATCCAGCAACTCGTGGAGCGGGCCGCCACCCGTCTCTTGCGCGTCCTGGACCTCCCCTCGTGGCTGGATCCGGAGGATGTGATGCAGGAAGGGTTCCGGATCGTTTGCGAGGCGGTCGAGCGATGGGATCCCGAGCGGGCACGCTTCACCACCTATCTTTACCTCCACCTGGACCTGTTTCTGCGTCGGGCGATCCTGCGGCGCCTGAGAGGGCATGCCGAGTGCCCCTTGTGGGAGGAAGAGGAGGAGTCCGGGGATGGGATCCATGAAACGGTGGAAGCACGGGAGGAGCTGGAGGCGCTGCAGCATGCCCTGCAACGCCTGAAGGAGGAGATGCCCCTGGCCTTCGCGGTGGTGGTTCGCTATTTCGGGCTGGAAGGGCATGCCCCCAGCGCGATCCCGATGATCGAGCGGCGGCTGGGGTTGACCCGAGGGGAGGGCCAGGGCTGGTTGCAGAAGGGCCTGGACCGCCTGCGGTCGCTGCTCCAGGAGAGGGATGGGGAGGGAAGGGGAGGCTGA
- a CDS encoding TrpB-like pyridoxal phosphate-dependent enzyme — translation MKSERTRFLLSEEDIPRAYYNILADLPFELPPVLHPATGRPIGPEDLAPLFPMALIQQEVSREREIEIPEPVREIYRLYRPTPLIRARRLERMLDTPAHIYYKYEGVSPAGSHKLNTALAQAFYNKQEGVRGLTTETGAGQWGSALAMACRFFDLECTVFMVKVSYHQKPYRRILMETFGARVIPSPSPETAAGRKVLAENPDSPGSLGIAISEAVEAAATSGGRLKYSLGSVLNHVLLHQTVIGLEAKKQMEMAGEYPDVVIGCVGGGSNFAGLALPFMRDRIVEGRPIRFVAVEPTAAPSFTKGVYAYDYGDTVRTTPLLKMYTLGHTFTPAPIHAGGLRYHGMAPILCALYEKGYLEAVAYPQTKVFEAAVRFAQAEGILPAPESAHAIRAAIDEALRAKEEGRPRVILFNLSGHGHFDLAAYDQYLRGELPDYEYPAEEVLRALADLPRVPA, via the coding sequence ATGAAGAGCGAGCGAACGCGTTTCCTGCTCTCCGAAGAGGACATCCCTCGGGCGTATTACAACATCCTGGCGGATCTTCCCTTCGAGCTGCCGCCGGTGTTGCATCCCGCCACCGGCCGCCCCATCGGCCCGGAGGATCTGGCTCCTCTTTTCCCCATGGCGCTGATCCAGCAGGAGGTCAGCCGGGAGCGGGAGATTGAGATCCCGGAGCCGGTGCGGGAGATCTACCGTCTCTACCGGCCCACCCCGCTGATCCGCGCCCGCCGGCTGGAGCGGATGCTGGATACCCCCGCGCACATCTACTACAAATACGAGGGGGTGAGCCCGGCGGGCAGCCACAAGCTCAACACCGCCCTGGCCCAGGCTTTCTACAACAAGCAAGAAGGGGTGCGGGGGCTGACCACGGAAACCGGAGCAGGGCAGTGGGGCAGCGCCCTGGCCATGGCCTGCCGGTTCTTCGACCTGGAGTGCACCGTCTTCATGGTCAAAGTCAGCTACCACCAGAAGCCCTACCGGCGCATCCTGATGGAGACCTTCGGGGCGCGGGTGATCCCCAGCCCCAGCCCGGAGACCGCTGCAGGACGCAAGGTGCTGGCGGAGAACCCGGACTCCCCGGGCTCCCTGGGGATCGCCATCAGCGAGGCGGTGGAGGCGGCGGCCACCAGCGGCGGGCGCCTGAAATACAGCCTGGGGAGCGTCCTCAACCATGTGCTGCTCCACCAGACCGTGATCGGCCTGGAGGCGAAAAAGCAAATGGAGATGGCCGGGGAATACCCCGACGTGGTCATCGGCTGCGTGGGCGGAGGCAGCAACTTCGCCGGGCTGGCGCTGCCCTTCATGCGAGATCGGATCGTCGAGGGGCGGCCGATTCGCTTCGTTGCGGTGGAGCCCACCGCCGCCCCCAGCTTCACCAAAGGGGTTTACGCCTACGACTACGGGGACACGGTGCGGACCACCCCGCTCCTCAAGATGTATACCCTGGGCCACACCTTCACCCCCGCTCCCATCCACGCCGGCGGGCTGCGCTACCACGGGATGGCGCCCATCCTGTGCGCCCTCTACGAGAAGGGCTACCTGGAGGCCGTCGCCTACCCGCAAACGAAAGTCTTCGAGGCCGCTGTCCGGTTCGCCCAGGCCGAGGGGATCCTCCCGGCCCCGGAGTCGGCCCACGCCATCCGCGCGGCCATCGACGAGGCGCTGCGCGCCAAGGAGGAAGGACGCCCGCGGGTGATCCTGTTCAACCTCAGCGGCCACGGCCACTTCGACCTGGCCGCCTACGATCAATACCTGCGCGGGGAGCTGCCGGATTACGAATACCCGGCCGAGGAGGTCCTCCGAGCCCTCGCCGACCTCCCCCGGGTCCCCGCCTGA
- a CDS encoding alanyl-tRNA editing protein, which yields METRLLYLTDAYQRTFEATVVAAEGTAVALDATAFYPGGGGQPHDVGWLTDGVRTWRVTAVRRQGSLVWHEVEGAPPPVGETVRGEIDWERRYALMRTHTALHILCGVVWRDYGAKVTGGNMEPLRGRMDFEFETLRGELVREIEEKVNAEVAAARPVRVFFMPREEVDRHPDLIRTKANLLPPEIRTVRIVEIEGLDIQADGGTHVANTREVGRIRIVDYKSKGRINKRIEIALDPSP from the coding sequence ATGGAGACCCGATTGCTCTACCTCACGGACGCCTATCAGCGGACCTTCGAGGCGACGGTGGTGGCAGCGGAGGGAACGGCGGTGGCGCTGGACGCCACGGCTTTCTATCCGGGAGGCGGCGGCCAGCCCCACGATGTGGGATGGCTGACCGATGGCGTCCGCACCTGGCGCGTGACCGCCGTCCGCCGTCAGGGCTCCCTGGTCTGGCACGAAGTGGAGGGAGCGCCCCCGCCTGTCGGGGAGACGGTGCGCGGGGAGATCGACTGGGAGCGCCGCTATGCCCTGATGCGCACCCACACGGCCCTTCACATCCTGTGCGGCGTGGTCTGGCGGGACTACGGGGCCAAGGTCACCGGTGGGAACATGGAGCCCCTGCGCGGCCGCATGGATTTCGAGTTCGAAACCCTGCGTGGGGAGCTGGTCCGGGAGATCGAGGAGAAGGTGAACGCGGAGGTGGCCGCTGCCCGCCCGGTGCGGGTCTTCTTCATGCCCCGGGAGGAGGTCGACCGCCACCCCGACCTGATCCGCACGAAGGCCAATCTCCTGCCCCCAGAGATCCGGACCGTGCGGATCGTGGAGATCGAGGGGCTGGATATCCAGGCGGATGGCGGAACCCATGTGGCCAACACCCGGGAGGTCGGCCGGATCCGCATCGTGGATTACAAAAGCAAAGGGCGGATCAACAAGCGCATCGAGATCGCCCTCGATCCCAGCCCATAA
- the trpS gene encoding tryptophan--tRNA ligase produces the protein MGNKKRVLTGDRPTGPLHLGHYVGTLANRVRLQDQYEVFLLIADYHALTTRPEKADILASREYIREIVLDYLAVGIDPEKTTIYLQSDVPEVCELTLLFSMLVTLPRVERIPTLKDMIRDQKIENPSMGLMLYPILQAADILHVKAEIIPVGKDQESHVELCREIARRFNSLYGEVFPEPEALIGDVPTLPGIDGRAKMSKSLGNAIFLSDPPEEVARKVMQMFTDPTRIRPDIPADPDAPHNVVFRYHEAFNDDKAEVEELKARYRQGKVGDVEVKRRLIAALERFLAPIRERRAYYAARPQLIDEILAAGAAKVRPISQATLAEAREAMGLSARRLAELKARLP, from the coding sequence ATGGGGAACAAAAAACGCGTGCTGACCGGCGATCGGCCCACCGGGCCGCTCCATCTGGGCCACTACGTGGGAACCCTGGCCAACCGGGTCCGGCTGCAGGACCAGTATGAGGTCTTCCTCCTCATCGCCGATTATCACGCGCTCACCACCCGACCCGAGAAGGCGGACATCCTGGCCTCCCGGGAATACATCCGGGAGATCGTGCTGGATTACCTGGCCGTGGGCATCGACCCCGAGAAGACCACCATCTATTTGCAGTCCGACGTCCCGGAGGTTTGCGAGCTCACCTTGCTCTTCTCCATGCTGGTCACCCTGCCTCGGGTGGAGCGCATCCCCACCCTGAAGGACATGATCCGGGACCAGAAGATCGAGAACCCCTCGATGGGTCTGATGCTTTACCCCATCCTCCAGGCGGCGGACATCCTCCACGTGAAGGCGGAGATCATCCCGGTAGGGAAGGACCAGGAATCCCATGTGGAGCTGTGCCGGGAGATCGCCCGCCGCTTCAACAGCCTCTACGGGGAGGTCTTCCCGGAGCCCGAGGCCCTGATCGGGGACGTGCCCACCCTTCCGGGGATCGACGGCCGGGCCAAGATGAGCAAATCCCTGGGCAACGCCATCTTCCTCAGCGATCCCCCTGAGGAGGTCGCCCGCAAGGTCATGCAGATGTTCACCGACCCGACCCGCATCCGGCCGGATATCCCGGCGGACCCCGATGCACCGCACAACGTGGTGTTCCGTTACCACGAGGCCTTCAACGACGACAAAGCCGAGGTGGAGGAGCTCAAGGCGCGCTATCGCCAGGGGAAGGTGGGCGATGTGGAGGTCAAGCGCCGGCTGATCGCCGCCCTTGAACGGTTCCTCGCGCCCATCCGCGAGCGGCGGGCGTATTATGCCGCGCGACCTCAGCTGATCGACGAGATCCTGGCCGCCGGCGCGGCGAAGGTCCGCCCCATCTCCCAGGCCACTCTGGCGGAGGCCCGGGAGGCGATGGGCCTGAGCGCCCGTCGCTTGGCCGAGCTGAAAGCCCGGCTGCCGTAA
- a CDS encoding RNA polymerase sigma factor RpoD/SigA yields the protein MERRNRPILPDEEEELENEELWGEPWDEEALEAEAEWAELDEETSLPVLGELAEDRDLISLYFREVTDHPLLTAEEEKELAMRMARGREAARRLARDGNLPPDVRQRLERLVEEGRQAREKLITSNFRLVISVAKKYQGLGVPLLDLIQEGNLGLMKAVERFDPKRGRRFSTYATWWIRQAITRALAMQARTIRLPIHAQEQLRKAQRIAHQIEQEAGRPATPEEVAERMGTATDKVEWLWNAARPLLSLEEPMDEEGETTLEGAIRDAESPAPDEVVADQLLREQIEELLNELPSRHARVLRLRYGFEDGRSYTLEEVAQRFGLSRERIRQIEAEALRYLRKQMKVRQMREFLKAA from the coding sequence ATGGAGCGTCGAAACCGTCCGATCCTCCCCGATGAGGAGGAGGAGCTGGAAAACGAGGAGCTCTGGGGCGAGCCCTGGGACGAAGAGGCCCTTGAGGCGGAGGCGGAATGGGCCGAGCTCGATGAGGAAACCTCCCTCCCGGTCCTGGGCGAGCTGGCGGAGGATCGGGATCTGATCTCCCTGTATTTTCGGGAGGTGACCGACCATCCGTTGCTCACCGCTGAGGAGGAAAAGGAGCTGGCCATGCGGATGGCCCGGGGGCGTGAGGCCGCCCGCCGCTTGGCCCGGGATGGAAACCTCCCGCCCGATGTCCGCCAGCGCCTGGAGCGGCTGGTGGAAGAGGGCCGCCAGGCCCGGGAGAAGCTGATCACCTCGAACTTCCGCCTGGTCATCAGCGTGGCGAAGAAATATCAGGGCCTCGGCGTGCCCCTGCTCGATCTGATCCAGGAAGGGAACCTGGGTCTGATGAAGGCCGTGGAGCGCTTCGACCCCAAGCGGGGCCGCCGCTTCTCGACCTATGCCACCTGGTGGATCCGCCAGGCCATCACCCGGGCCCTGGCCATGCAAGCGCGCACCATCCGCTTGCCCATCCACGCCCAGGAGCAGCTGCGCAAGGCACAGCGGATCGCCCATCAGATCGAGCAGGAGGCCGGCCGCCCGGCCACGCCGGAGGAGGTGGCGGAACGGATGGGCACGGCCACCGATAAGGTGGAGTGGCTCTGGAACGCCGCCCGGCCTCTGCTCTCCCTGGAGGAGCCGATGGACGAGGAGGGAGAGACCACCCTGGAGGGAGCGATCCGGGACGCCGAGAGCCCGGCTCCCGATGAGGTGGTCGCGGACCAGCTCTTGCGGGAGCAGATCGAGGAGCTGCTCAATGAGCTCCCGAGCCGCCACGCCCGCGTGTTGCGCCTCCGCTACGGCTTTGAGGACGGCCGTTCCTACACCCTGGAGGAGGTCGCCCAGCGGTTCGGCCTCAGCCGGGAGCGGATCCGCCAAATCGAGGCGGAAGCGCTGCGCTACCTGCGCAAGCAGATGAAGGTCCGCCAGATGCGGGAGTTCCTCAAGGCTGCATGA
- a CDS encoding ATPase, T2SS/T4P/T4SS family, which yields MFPEIRAETIESLLPTEAALPLEALRAALSRNTGGRPAGVADALRAAQEVLGPAAAPATLARAALAVLDWEELFPILSDPAVEDFALHHRRYLWVFRGGRWARWGEVQDPDRLMGGIRRLCERYGIRTPGDVKPAAEGSFSIDLPDPIGFLTVRISWSAPPLVPSDCLTVRLARPGRAPGLSDLVAGGVLTPEAARYLLGVLRRRGTLIIAGPTGCGKTTLARALLREVGREFRLVIIEDSYELMVFWDGRPDSDPGNVVHKLTRQKLPGEEIVPFSAFDLIVMALRERPDGIVVGEARGPEAFEILRAANTGHGPQVTTMHTDSVQRVWSRYLQMAQAHPEARDLPVRTIAMMFAEAVAAVVVMGYREGPDGGQRFVEAIAEVLPFVEGDSDQPALRTVFQRTGEGLRPASRPARPRFTAEELGLTDLPWGAGAMVW from the coding sequence ATGTTCCCGGAGATCCGGGCGGAGACCATCGAGTCGCTTCTCCCTACGGAGGCCGCGCTGCCTCTGGAAGCGCTTCGGGCGGCCCTTTCCCGGAACACCGGAGGACGTCCGGCAGGGGTGGCGGATGCCCTGCGGGCGGCCCAGGAGGTGTTGGGGCCGGCGGCGGCTCCGGCGACGCTGGCCCGGGCTGCCCTGGCCGTTCTGGACTGGGAGGAGCTGTTTCCCATCCTGAGCGACCCCGCGGTGGAGGATTTCGCCCTTCACCACCGGCGCTATCTGTGGGTCTTCCGGGGTGGGCGCTGGGCGCGCTGGGGGGAGGTGCAGGATCCGGATCGCCTGATGGGAGGGATCCGCCGGCTGTGTGAGCGCTACGGGATCCGCACGCCGGGGGATGTGAAGCCGGCCGCCGAGGGATCTTTTTCCATCGATCTCCCGGATCCCATCGGTTTCCTGACCGTGCGGATCTCCTGGTCGGCCCCGCCGCTGGTCCCCTCGGATTGTTTGACGGTGCGCCTGGCCCGTCCCGGCCGAGCGCCCGGGCTATCCGATCTGGTGGCGGGAGGGGTGCTCACCCCGGAGGCGGCTCGGTATCTGCTGGGGGTGCTCCGGCGGCGGGGAACCCTGATCATCGCCGGGCCGACCGGTTGCGGCAAGACCACCCTGGCCCGGGCGCTGTTGCGGGAGGTGGGCCGGGAGTTCCGCCTGGTGATCATCGAGGACTCCTACGAGCTGATGGTGTTCTGGGACGGCCGCCCGGATAGCGACCCGGGGAACGTGGTGCACAAGCTCACCCGACAGAAGCTGCCGGGCGAGGAGATCGTCCCCTTCTCGGCCTTCGATCTGATCGTGATGGCCCTGCGGGAGCGCCCCGACGGCATCGTGGTGGGAGAGGCCCGGGGTCCAGAAGCCTTCGAGATCCTGCGGGCGGCCAACACCGGCCACGGCCCCCAGGTCACCACGATGCACACCGATAGCGTCCAGCGGGTGTGGTCGCGTTACCTCCAGATGGCCCAGGCCCACCCGGAGGCCCGGGATCTTCCGGTCCGAACCATCGCCATGATGTTTGCCGAGGCGGTGGCGGCGGTGGTGGTGATGGGTTACCGGGAGGGGCCGGACGGAGGGCAGCGCTTCGTGGAGGCCATCGCGGAGGTCCTGCCCTTTGTGGAGGGCGATTCCGATCAGCCGGCCCTGCGGACGGTCTTTCAGCGGACGGGGGAGGGGTTGCGACCGGCTTCCCGGCCGGCTCGGCCGCGCTTTACGGCGGAGGAGCTGGGGCTGACGGATCTGCCCTGGGGGGCCGGCGCAATGGTCTGGTGA
- a CDS encoding nitrate/sulfonate/bicarbonate ABC transporter ATP-binding protein codes for MGGIGPLVEVRNVSKIYGRPPRQVVAVERVSFEIRPGEFVALLGPSGCGKSTLLRMITGLAQPSEGEIRYRGQPLRGINPYATIVFQTFALYPWLTVLGNVELALKARGVPPAQRRERALQLIDLVGLDGFEHAYPRELSGGMRQKVGFARALAAEPELLCMDEPFSALDVLSAEALRGELMELWLSKRLPIQAILLVTHNIEEAVWMADRLILMDKDPGRVIAELEVRLPHPRRRKDAYFQAMVDRVYATIAGRTEEQVPGKRPGEPGRAYRMPEARINAVAGLTEKLLEEGGWADLYRLAEELRYELDDMLTIVEAAELLGFVKVAEGDITLTPLGEAFAEASILARKEIVAGRLLRLPIIRWIYETLHADDDGRVSADYFREQLQLDFTPEEAERQLDIAIHWGRYAELFAYDEDADELFLEEVPAPAMD; via the coding sequence ATGGGGGGGATCGGACCGCTGGTAGAGGTGCGGAACGTCTCCAAGATCTATGGGCGGCCGCCCCGTCAGGTGGTGGCGGTGGAGCGGGTCTCTTTTGAGATCCGCCCTGGGGAGTTCGTGGCCCTCCTGGGTCCCTCCGGCTGCGGCAAATCCACGCTGTTGCGGATGATCACCGGCCTGGCCCAGCCCAGCGAGGGGGAGATCCGCTACCGGGGCCAGCCCCTGCGGGGCATCAACCCCTACGCCACCATCGTCTTCCAGACTTTTGCCCTCTACCCCTGGCTCACCGTGCTGGGCAACGTGGAGCTGGCCTTGAAGGCCCGGGGGGTTCCCCCCGCGCAGCGCCGGGAGCGGGCCCTGCAGCTGATCGATCTGGTCGGTCTGGACGGCTTCGAGCACGCCTACCCTCGGGAGCTCTCGGGCGGGATGCGCCAGAAGGTCGGGTTCGCCCGGGCTCTGGCGGCGGAGCCGGAGCTCCTGTGCATGGATGAGCCCTTCTCGGCCCTGGACGTGCTGTCGGCGGAGGCGCTGCGGGGCGAGCTGATGGAGCTGTGGCTTTCCAAGCGCCTGCCCATCCAGGCCATCCTGTTGGTCACCCATAACATCGAAGAGGCAGTGTGGATGGCCGATCGCCTGATCCTGATGGACAAGGACCCGGGCCGGGTCATCGCCGAGCTGGAGGTCCGGCTGCCCCATCCCCGCCGCCGCAAGGATGCGTATTTCCAGGCCATGGTGGATCGGGTCTACGCCACCATCGCCGGGCGGACGGAGGAGCAGGTACCCGGGAAGCGGCCGGGGGAGCCGGGCCGGGCCTACCGGATGCCCGAGGCCCGCATCAACGCGGTGGCCGGCTTGACGGAGAAGCTGCTGGAGGAAGGGGGCTGGGCGGACCTCTATCGCCTAGCGGAGGAGCTGCGCTACGAGCTGGACGACATGCTGACCATCGTGGAGGCGGCGGAGCTGCTGGGATTCGTGAAGGTGGCGGAGGGGGACATCACCCTCACCCCCCTGGGGGAGGCCTTCGCCGAGGCCAGCATCCTGGCCCGCAAAGAGATCGTTGCCGGCCGCCTCCTGCGCCTGCCCATCATCCGCTGGATTTACGAGACCCTTCACGCCGACGACGACGGACGGGTCAGCGCGGACTACTTCCGGGAGCAGCTCCAGCTGGACTTCACTCCGGAGGAGGCGGAGCGCCAGCTGGACATCGCCATCCACTGGGGCCGTTACGCCGAGCTCTTCGCCTACGATGAGGACGCGGATGAGCTCTTCCTGGAGGAGGTCCCGGCCCCGGCGATGGATTAA
- the tkt gene encoding transketolase has product MIPAGPETSLRLNTEIDALCVHAIRALVMDAVEQARSGHPGMPMGMADAAYVLWRYVMRHNPRNPLWPNRDRLVLSAGHGSMLLYALLHLSGYDMPMEEIRRFRQWGSITPGHPEYDPHRGVETTTGPLGQGFANAVGMALAARMLAERFNRPGYPIVDHFVYVIASDGDLMEGISHEAASLAGHWGLGNLIVLYDDNEVSIDGPTDLAFTEDVAMRFRAYGWHVLDLDGHDREAVAQALAEARQVSDRPSLLICHTHLAYGSPNKQDRAEAHGAPLGAEEVRRTKERMGWPVEPPFYVPEAVYAHMRRLIEEGARWEAEWRARFEAYAAAYPDLAAEWARWWQGELPEGWEEAVPTFPPSADGMATRAASGKVLNALARVIPNLVGGSADLMESTQTYLHGFPAVARGRFEGRNIHFGVREHAMGGILNGMSLYGPFRVYGGTFLVFSDYMRPAIRLAAMMRRPVIYVFTHDSIAVGEDGPTHQPVEHLTALRAIPNLWVIRPADANEVAEAWKVALRRRDGPVALILTRQKVPVLDRSVLAPASELARGGYVLAEAGGGKPDLILIATGSEVALALAAREQLEAQGIPTRVVSMPCVELFEAQPEAYRQAVLPPGIPRLAIEAGIPWGWYRYAQAVVGLERFGASAPYPEVYQRLGFTVERVVEEALRLLGRGGAPGSG; this is encoded by the coding sequence ATGATCCCAGCGGGACCTGAAACCTCCCTTCGCCTGAACACGGAGATCGATGCGTTGTGCGTGCATGCCATCCGGGCGCTGGTAATGGATGCGGTGGAGCAGGCCCGCTCGGGCCATCCCGGCATGCCGATGGGGATGGCCGACGCCGCGTATGTGCTGTGGCGCTACGTCATGCGCCACAACCCCCGCAACCCGCTCTGGCCCAACCGGGATCGCCTGGTCCTCTCCGCGGGGCATGGCTCGATGCTGCTGTATGCCCTGCTCCACCTTTCCGGCTACGACATGCCGATGGAGGAGATCCGCCGCTTCCGCCAGTGGGGGAGCATCACCCCGGGCCATCCGGAATACGATCCCCACCGGGGCGTCGAGACCACCACCGGCCCCCTCGGCCAGGGGTTCGCCAACGCGGTGGGGATGGCCCTGGCCGCCCGCATGCTCGCCGAGCGCTTCAACCGGCCGGGCTACCCCATTGTGGACCACTTCGTTTACGTCATCGCCTCGGACGGCGATCTGATGGAGGGAATCTCCCATGAGGCCGCCTCCCTGGCCGGCCACTGGGGGCTCGGGAACCTCATCGTCCTCTACGACGACAACGAGGTCTCCATCGACGGTCCCACGGACCTGGCGTTCACCGAGGACGTGGCGATGCGCTTCCGGGCCTACGGATGGCACGTGCTGGACCTCGACGGCCACGACCGGGAGGCAGTGGCCCAGGCCCTGGCTGAGGCCCGACAGGTGAGCGATCGCCCCTCCCTGCTGATCTGCCACACCCACCTCGCTTACGGCAGCCCCAATAAACAGGACCGGGCGGAGGCGCACGGGGCGCCCCTGGGGGCCGAGGAGGTGCGACGGACCAAGGAGCGGATGGGCTGGCCCGTTGAACCTCCCTTCTACGTCCCGGAGGCGGTCTACGCCCATATGCGCAGGCTGATCGAAGAAGGCGCCCGCTGGGAGGCGGAGTGGCGCGCCCGCTTCGAGGCGTATGCTGCGGCTTATCCAGACCTCGCGGCGGAGTGGGCGCGCTGGTGGCAAGGGGAGCTCCCGGAGGGCTGGGAGGAGGCGGTCCCCACCTTCCCACCTTCGGCGGACGGGATGGCCACGCGCGCCGCCTCCGGCAAAGTGCTCAACGCCCTGGCCCGGGTCATCCCGAACCTGGTGGGAGGCAGCGCGGACCTGATGGAATCCACCCAGACGTATCTTCACGGCTTCCCGGCGGTCGCCCGCGGCCGCTTCGAGGGGCGGAACATCCACTTCGGCGTGCGGGAGCACGCCATGGGGGGCATCCTCAACGGCATGAGCCTGTATGGCCCCTTCCGGGTCTACGGAGGCACCTTCCTGGTGTTCAGCGACTACATGCGGCCCGCCATCCGGTTGGCGGCGATGATGCGCCGGCCGGTGATCTACGTGTTCACCCACGACAGCATCGCTGTGGGCGAGGACGGGCCCACCCACCAGCCGGTGGAGCACCTCACCGCCCTGCGGGCCATCCCGAACCTGTGGGTGATCCGGCCGGCGGATGCCAACGAGGTGGCCGAGGCCTGGAAAGTGGCCCTGCGGCGGCGCGACGGGCCGGTGGCCCTGATCCTCACCCGCCAGAAGGTGCCGGTGCTGGACCGGAGCGTCCTGGCCCCCGCCTCCGAGCTGGCCCGGGGAGGCTACGTCCTGGCCGAGGCCGGAGGCGGGAAGCCTGACCTGATCCTCATCGCCACCGGCTCGGAGGTCGCCCTGGCCCTGGCCGCCCGGGAGCAGCTGGAGGCCCAGGGGATCCCCACCCGGGTGGTGAGCATGCCGTGCGTGGAGCTCTTCGAGGCCCAGCCGGAGGCCTATCGGCAGGCCGTGCTGCCGCCGGGGATCCCCCGCCTGGCCATCGAGGCCGGGATCCCATGGGGATGGTATCGTTACGCCCAGGCCGTCGTCGGGCTGGAGCGTTTCGGCGCCTCCGCCCCTTACCCCGAGGTCTACCAGCGCCTGGGCTTCACCGTCGAGCGGGTGGTGGAGGAAGCCCTGCGGCTGCTCGGGCGTGGAGGGGCGCCCGGCTCCGGATAG
- a CDS encoding D-2-hydroxyacid dehydrogenase, translated as MSNETRRVLITARFDPEWVARWQARWPALRFELHPTRHAEKIPLEVWREVEILYTFNTLPPPEWVPRLRWVQLHSAGADHVLEHPLFRSPVEFTTASGVHAINIAEYVFAMALAWFHRLPRMLEWQARGQWPPDRERWALFVPEELWGKTIGIVGYGSIGRQVARLAKAFGMRVLAMQRGEDHRDHGFVFPGTGDPEGTLPDRFYTPAQLHEMLAESDIVVIAVPLTPETRGMFNEAAFRAMKRDAFLINIARGSVCEEPALIRALQEGWIGGAALDVFEQEPLPPEHPLWRLPNVLISPHVAGFTPHYDARAAQIFEENLARYMRGEPLLNRVDKARGY; from the coding sequence ATGAGCAACGAGACCCGACGGGTGCTGATCACCGCTCGGTTCGATCCGGAGTGGGTGGCCCGCTGGCAGGCCCGCTGGCCGGCGTTGCGCTTCGAGCTTCACCCCACACGCCATGCGGAGAAGATCCCGCTGGAGGTATGGCGGGAGGTCGAGATCCTTTACACCTTCAACACCCTGCCGCCTCCCGAGTGGGTGCCACGCCTGCGCTGGGTGCAGCTGCACTCCGCCGGGGCCGATCATGTGCTGGAGCATCCCCTGTTTCGCAGCCCGGTGGAGTTCACCACGGCCAGCGGCGTGCACGCGATCAACATCGCGGAATACGTGTTCGCGATGGCCCTGGCATGGTTCCACCGTCTCCCTCGCATGCTGGAGTGGCAAGCCCGGGGCCAGTGGCCACCGGATCGGGAGCGATGGGCGCTCTTCGTGCCGGAGGAGCTGTGGGGGAAGACCATCGGCATCGTGGGCTACGGCAGCATCGGCCGGCAGGTCGCCCGCCTGGCCAAGGCCTTCGGGATGCGGGTGCTGGCCATGCAGCGTGGGGAGGATCATCGGGATCACGGCTTCGTCTTCCCCGGCACAGGGGACCCGGAGGGGACGCTGCCGGATCGTTTCTACACGCCGGCGCAGCTGCACGAGATGCTCGCCGAAAGCGACATCGTGGTCATCGCCGTCCCGCTGACGCCGGAGACGCGCGGGATGTTCAACGAGGCGGCCTTCCGGGCGATGAAGCGAGACGCCTTCCTGATCAACATCGCCCGCGGATCCGTGTGCGAGGAGCCCGCGCTGATCCGGGCGTTGCAGGAGGGGTGGATCGGCGGGGCGGCCCTCGATGTCTTCGAGCAGGAGCCGCTGCCGCCGGAGCATCCCCTCTGGCGGTTGCCCAACGTGCTGATCAGCCCGCACGTGGCCGGCTTCACCCCCCACTACGACGCCCGGGCCGCGCAGATCTTCGAGGAGAACCTCGCCCGCTATATGCGCGGCGAGCCTCTGCTCAACCGGGTCGATAAGGCCCGGGGTTATTGA